The following proteins are encoded in a genomic region of Brachionichthys hirsutus isolate HB-005 chromosome 14, CSIRO-AGI_Bhir_v1, whole genome shotgun sequence:
- the LOC137903878 gene encoding holocytochrome c-type synthase-like — translation MGASVSTPVPPTVRAEATVAAPPQGCPTHQAGRPVEGCPPRETAAGPAHQGGAYTYVQCPPRETAAGPAHQDGAYAYVQCPPCETAAAAGAAMSDVDPANMMPPPNQVPAPDQPFHLSTVREESHIPRHSTEKKWVYPSEQMFWNAMLRKGWRWRDDDLEAADMTNIIKIHNKNNEQAWQEILKWEALHARECPCGPSLKRFGGRATEFSPRARLRHWMGYELPFDRHDWVVDRCGTEVRYVIDYYDGEVDKETYQFSVLDVRPAFDSLGAVWDRMKVAWWRWTS, via the exons ATGGGGGCTTCTGTTTCTACGCCTGTCCCCCCCACGGTCAGGGCAGAAGCCACggtggctgcccccccccagggctgcCCCACGCACCAAGCGGGACGGCCTGTCGAAG GGTGTCCCCCGCGTGAGACGGCGGCCGGTCCAGCTCACCAGGGCGGGGCCTACACCTACGTCCAGTGTCCCCCGCGTGAGACGGCGGCCGGTCCGGCTCACCAGGACGGGGCCTACGCCTACGTCCAGTGTCCCCCGTGTGAGACGGCGGCCG CTGCTGGAGCCGCGATGAGCGATGTCGACCCAGCAAACATG ATGCCGCCTCCCAACCAGGTGCCGGCCCCCGACCAGCCCTTCCACCTGTCCACCGTCAGAGAGGAGTCGCACATTCCTCGTCACAGCACCGAGAAGAAATGGGTTTATCCGTCTGAGCAGATGTTCTGGAACGCCATGCTGCGGAAAGG gtggcgctggcgcgacGACGACCTCGAAGCTGCAGACATGACCAACATTATTAAGATCCACAACAAGAACAACGAGCAGGCCTGGCAGGAGATCCTGAAATGGGAGGCGCTGCATGCAAG GGAGTGTCCGTGTGGGCCGTCCCTGAAGAGGTTCGGTGGGAGGGCCACAGAGTTCTCCCCCAGGGCTCGCCTCCGCCACTGGATGGG cTACGAGCTGCCCTTCGACCGCCACGACTGGGTGGTGGACCGCTGCGGGACGGAGGTGCGCTACGTCATCGACTACTACGACGGCGAGGTGGACAAGGAGACCTACCAGTTCTCCGTCCTGGACGTACGCCCCGCCTTCGACTCGCTGGGCGCCGTGTGGGACCGCATGAAGGTGGCGTGGTGGCGCTGGACCTCCTAA